A portion of the Deinococcus peraridilitoris DSM 19664 genome contains these proteins:
- a CDS encoding RtcB family protein: MNGNDITALGFTGKAVGLALQAARSRAGAGVPDHDITTELAHVQHHPETFTDDPDYAELARELLALQARVPDTLRDKPLPYRQWGEDLIEESARAQMDTAMRLPVSVAGALMPDAHFGYGLPIGGVLATDNAVIPYGVGVDIGCSMRLSVLPIEHLERDEEMRLLRRNTRFGAGGSWERKVRPDHEVLDEDTWREFPLLRQLRDKAAEQIGTSGSGNHFVEFGTLSIEKSDLGLQPGQYLALLSHSGSRGFGAQVAGHYTKVAQNLHPKLDLEARKLAWLDMSREEGQAYWAAMELAGRYALANHEVIHERVARALKVTPLVAVSNSHNLAWRQQLPDGREAIVHRKGATPAAQGQLGIIPGSMADPGFVVRGKGNSQALESASHGAGRQLGRKQAERTLDRKAVARLLEERGVTLLGGGIDEAPQAYKRIEEVLARQADLVDVVAKFTPRVVRMDSGKEDI, encoded by the coding sequence ATGAACGGCAATGACATCACGGCACTCGGATTTACAGGCAAGGCGGTCGGCCTCGCGCTTCAGGCCGCGCGTTCCCGCGCCGGGGCAGGCGTACCTGACCACGACATCACCACCGAACTCGCGCACGTTCAGCACCACCCGGAGACCTTCACGGACGACCCGGACTACGCCGAGCTCGCCCGCGAGCTGCTTGCCCTGCAGGCCCGCGTACCCGATACCTTGCGCGACAAGCCCCTGCCGTACCGCCAGTGGGGCGAGGATCTGATCGAGGAAAGTGCGCGCGCCCAGATGGACACGGCCATGCGCCTGCCCGTCAGCGTGGCAGGGGCCCTCATGCCCGACGCGCACTTCGGCTACGGCTTGCCCATCGGAGGTGTGCTGGCCACCGACAACGCGGTCATTCCGTATGGCGTCGGCGTGGACATCGGCTGCTCCATGCGTCTCAGCGTGCTGCCCATCGAGCACCTGGAGCGCGACGAGGAAATGCGCCTGTTGCGCCGCAACACCCGCTTCGGAGCAGGCGGATCGTGGGAGCGCAAGGTGCGTCCTGACCATGAGGTTCTCGACGAGGACACCTGGAGAGAGTTCCCGCTGCTGCGCCAGTTGCGTGACAAAGCCGCCGAGCAGATCGGGACGAGCGGCTCGGGTAACCATTTCGTCGAGTTCGGCACCCTCAGCATCGAGAAGAGTGACCTCGGCCTGCAGCCCGGTCAGTACCTGGCGCTCCTGTCACACAGCGGCTCGCGCGGTTTTGGGGCGCAGGTGGCCGGGCACTACACCAAAGTTGCCCAGAATCTGCACCCCAAACTCGACCTCGAAGCGCGCAAGCTGGCGTGGCTCGACATGAGCCGCGAGGAAGGACAGGCGTATTGGGCCGCCATGGAGCTCGCCGGACGTTACGCGCTGGCGAACCACGAAGTCATTCACGAACGCGTCGCGCGGGCCCTCAAGGTCACGCCGCTGGTGGCCGTCAGCAACAGCCACAACCTGGCGTGGAGACAGCAGCTTCCCGATGGCCGTGAGGCGATCGTGCACCGCAAGGGGGCCACCCCGGCCGCGCAGGGCCAGTTGGGCATCATTCCCGGCAGCATGGCCGATCCAGGCTTCGTGGTGCGTGGAAAAGGCAATTCGCAGGCACTGGAAAGTGCCTCGCACGGCGCGGGCCGTCAGCTGGGCCGCAAGCAGGCAGAGCGAACGCTCGACCGCAAGGCGGTGGCGCGCCTGCTGGAGGAGCGCGGCGTCACCCTGCTGGGCGGCGGCATCGACGAAGCGCCGCAAGCCTACAAACGCATCGAGGAGGTGCTTGCCCGGCAGGCCGACCTGGTCGATGTGGTGGCAAAATTCACGCCGCGGGTCGTGCGAATGGACAGCGGCAAAGAAGACATTTGA